From the Chryseobacterium fluminis genome, the window ATTGAGAATATAAATGAGAAGAATAGTTATCTTTTTCAACCTCAAAAATAGCACTGTATTTCTGCATCAGCTGATTTCTTTCTGCTGAATCTGTTCCCCTGGTTGCCAGTAAAGATTTTCTTACCAGATGAAAAACATCTTTCTTTGCCTTAGAAACCAGTTTATTGAACTGGGTAATATAATTTTCAATCTCTGCATTCTGTCCTTTGAGATTTTCTACCAAAGGCAATACTGATCCGGCTAAATCGGTAATGGTTTTCTGATAATTTTCCCAGGCATTTTTCTGTCCTGCTTTTACTGTTTTTTTAGCTTCGTTATCTATTGAATCCAGTTCCTCAGCGGTTGCGATGATCTCTTCCTTACCTTCAATCTCTATTGAATAATTTAAAATCCACTCTCTGAATTTTACCAGGCCGTCAAACTGAGATTCCCAAGCCAGGCGCTCTTCATTTTTATATCTTTCATGAGATCCTGAAGTAGAATGTCCCTGCGGCTGTGTCACTTCGATTACATGCACTACTACAGGAACGGATTCCATTCTTGCGAACTGCTCTGCTCTCGCATAGGAATCCAACAGTGAAGGATAATCCCAGGCTTTCACCTGAATAATTTCACATCCCTGCATTTCACCTTCTTTTCTCTGGAAACCGCTTAGCATTTCAGCGATGTCCGCTTTTGCTCTCTGCTTCATGGTGGGAACAGAAATTCCGTAACCGTCATCCCAGATCGATACGATCATCGGCACCTGAAGCGCGCAGGCTGCATTCAGGGTTTCCCAGAAATGTCCTTCAGCAGTAGAGGCATCTCCGATGGTTCCAAAGGCGATTTCGTTTCCGTTTTTTGAAAATTTTTCAGAACCGTCAAATTGTACGGATTTGTATATTTTTGAAGCTTGTGCCAGTCCTAATAATCTTGGCATTTGCCCTGCCGTAGGCGATATATCGGAAGAAATATTTTTCTGGGCGGTCAGATCTTTCCAGCTTCCGTCTTCATTCAGACTTCTGGTGGCAAAGTGTCCGTTCATCTGTCTTCCTGCGGAGGCAGGCTCTCTTTCCACACTGGTATCTGCGTATAACTGTGCAAAAAAACTTTCAACCGTCAACGCATTCACAGATAATGCAAAAGTCTGGTCTCTATAGTATCCTGAACGGAAATCTCCGTCTTTAAATACTTTTGCCATTGCTAACTGGGGAAGCTCCTTACCATCCCCAAAAATTCCGAACTTAGCCTTTCCCGTGAGAACTTCTCTTCTGCCCAGGTAAGACATTTCTCGAGAAATCCTCCCTAACTTATAATCTTCAAGTATCTGATTTTTAAAATCTTGAAAGGAAATTTGCTGTGTTTCAATATAGGTTGTCTGCATAGCCAAAAATAAAATTTATAATTCTCGAAGTATTTTGCTAATATACACTTTTTAAATTAATTTTAATTTTTAATAATCTTTTTTAAAAATTTGATAATAAAAGAAATAGTATTTATATTGGAATAAATTTGTAAAGATGGAAAAAAAGTCTTCTCATATTCTTAATGCATCCAGTAATCTGCTTGGATTTTCTTTGGTGATTATCACCTCATTAAAAATCTCCAAGATAAGTCAGAGTACGCATTTGGACGAGTTTGCAGGTGTGGCATGTCTGTTTTTTGCGTTCAGTTGTTTCTGTTCGTTTTTAGCGATACGGGCAAAGAATGAGAGACGTGGAAGCAGGTTTGAGAATATTGCGGATTATTTATTTTTAATCGCTTTATTTTGCATTGTTCTGGCCGTTATAATTGTGACCGTAAAGGTCATTTAATTTAAAATTTCCTTTCAAT encodes:
- a CDS encoding alpha-ketoacid dehydrogenase subunit alpha/beta, which codes for MQTTYIETQQISFQDFKNQILEDYKLGRISREMSYLGRREVLTGKAKFGIFGDGKELPQLAMAKVFKDGDFRSGYYRDQTFALSVNALTVESFFAQLYADTSVEREPASAGRQMNGHFATRSLNEDGSWKDLTAQKNISSDISPTAGQMPRLLGLAQASKIYKSVQFDGSEKFSKNGNEIAFGTIGDASTAEGHFWETLNAACALQVPMIVSIWDDGYGISVPTMKQRAKADIAEMLSGFQRKEGEMQGCEIIQVKAWDYPSLLDSYARAEQFARMESVPVVVHVIEVTQPQGHSTSGSHERYKNEERLAWESQFDGLVKFREWILNYSIEIEGKEEIIATAEELDSIDNEAKKTVKAGQKNAWENYQKTITDLAGSVLPLVENLKGQNAEIENYITQFNKLVSKAKKDVFHLVRKSLLATRGTDSAERNQLMQKYSAIFEVEKDNYSSHLYSQSQWKAENVKEIKPVYSDSSEEVDGRVVVRNNFDKIFEKYPETLVFGEDAGNIGDVNQGLEGMQEKYGDIRVADTGIREATILGQGIGMAMRGLRPIAEIQYLDYILYCLQGMSDDLATVQYRTKGGQKAPVIIRTRGHRLEGVWHSGSPMAGILNLSKGILVLVPRNLTKAAGFYNTMLQSDDPAVIVECLNGYRLKEKQPDNLGEFTVPVGKIEVTKEGSDVTLVTYGSTWRIVMEAAEELEKLGISAEVIDVQSLIPFDLTHEIAESVKKTNRLVVIDEDVEGGTSAFILQQILEKQKAFRFLDSDPLTIAANDHRPAYASDGDYFSKPSSDDMVEKIYAMFNETNPQKYPAIF